A single region of the bacterium genome encodes:
- a CDS encoding ATPase, T2SS/T4P/T4SS family, giving the protein MQTNGLLQSRVQAYVQAHTRELPAAAAIAAHLGADLDDVQAALDALVEDGALVRRVGAETTYAPTSTQKPLGQMLVEAGLLTEAQLEEALAEQVKTGLRLGQVLIGRGLVTKHAVGEALGTQRSNPYVNLVTAPIDDQVLRSVPLSVITELRAAPFARAGQEVHVAMPDPSDVVAIDRLSGLLRARVRPYFTTERDFEWLLSTRFNVTQTVGEDLEAEGATGAEPDFATVVAGDSPLDPPMVRLVDSVIQGAVREGATDIHIEPQANDTTVRYRIDGMLYDKARLSRSVGGAATSRIKALAGLDIAERVRPQDGRLLYEFGGREHDLRIASIGSNFGERVSVRVLDKHRVLLGLERLGLLPDQQKVLEGLLARPYGMVLVTGPTGSGKTTTLYSCLNRINERTRNIMTVEDPVEYHLEGITQIAVRTKMAVSFAAGLRAIMRHDPDVVMVGEIRDSETAQIAVQAALTGHLVLSTLHTNDAAGAIVRLIEMGVEPYLITSTLLASIGQRLVRALCPACRHPQEATPDQAVEMGLPADPPATVWSPRGCPECGHMGYRGRAGVLEIMKVTDGIRDLILQRRPATTIREAARREGMRVMNEAGVARALDGTTSVEELRRVVFAAID; this is encoded by the coding sequence GTGCAGACCAACGGCTTGCTGCAGAGCCGCGTGCAGGCATATGTCCAGGCCCATACCCGCGAACTCCCGGCCGCCGCAGCGATCGCGGCGCACCTGGGCGCCGATCTCGATGATGTGCAGGCTGCCCTGGATGCACTTGTGGAGGATGGCGCGCTGGTGCGCCGGGTCGGGGCAGAAACGACATACGCACCGACTTCGACGCAGAAGCCTCTCGGCCAGATGCTGGTCGAGGCCGGTCTCCTGACCGAAGCCCAGTTGGAGGAGGCGCTGGCCGAGCAGGTCAAGACCGGACTGCGCCTGGGCCAGGTGCTGATCGGGCGGGGCCTGGTCACGAAGCACGCCGTGGGCGAGGCGCTGGGCACGCAGCGGAGCAATCCATACGTAAACCTGGTTACGGCGCCGATTGACGATCAGGTACTGCGCAGCGTCCCGCTGTCGGTGATCACAGAGCTGAGGGCGGCACCCTTCGCGCGCGCCGGCCAGGAAGTCCATGTGGCCATGCCCGATCCCTCCGACGTCGTGGCCATTGACCGGCTCTCCGGCCTGCTGCGCGCCCGCGTGCGGCCCTACTTCACCACGGAGCGGGATTTCGAGTGGCTGCTGTCCACGCGGTTCAACGTCACGCAGACCGTGGGCGAGGACCTGGAGGCCGAGGGGGCCACCGGTGCCGAGCCCGATTTCGCCACGGTGGTCGCCGGCGACTCCCCGCTCGACCCACCGATGGTGCGACTGGTGGACTCGGTAATCCAGGGCGCCGTGCGCGAGGGAGCGACCGACATCCACATAGAGCCGCAGGCCAACGACACCACCGTGCGCTACCGCATAGACGGCATGCTTTACGACAAGGCGCGGCTGTCCCGTAGTGTGGGCGGCGCGGCGACCTCGCGCATCAAGGCCCTGGCAGGACTCGACATTGCCGAGCGGGTGCGGCCGCAGGACGGCCGCCTGTTGTACGAGTTCGGCGGCCGCGAACACGATCTGCGCATCGCCTCGATCGGCTCCAACTTCGGGGAGCGTGTGAGCGTCCGGGTGCTGGACAAGCACCGCGTGCTGCTGGGGCTGGAGCGGCTGGGCCTTCTCCCCGACCAGCAGAAGGTACTTGAAGGGCTGCTGGCCAGGCCGTACGGGATGGTCCTTGTCACGGGACCCACAGGCTCGGGCAAGACGACCACACTGTACTCCTGTCTAAACCGGATCAACGAGCGAACGCGCAACATCATGACAGTCGAGGATCCGGTGGAGTATCACCTGGAGGGCATCACCCAGATCGCAGTGCGAACGAAGATGGCGGTCTCATTCGCGGCTGGGCTGCGGGCAATCATGCGCCACGATCCCGACGTGGTAATGGTAGGCGAGATACGCGACAGCGAGACCGCCCAGATCGCGGTCCAGGCCGCCCTGACCGGCCACCTGGTGCTGAGCACGCTCCACACCAACGACGCCGCCGGTGCGATCGTACGGCTCATCGAGATGGGCGTGGAGCCCTACCTCATCACCTCCACCCTGTTGGCCTCGATCGGCCAGCGACTGGTACGCGCGCTCTGCCCGGCCTGCCGTCACCCCCAGGAGGCCACCCCCGACCAGGCGGTGGAGATGGGGCTTCCGGCCGACCCGCCGGCCACAGTCTGGAGCCCACGCGGTTGCCCGGAGTGCGGCCACATGGGATACAGAGGGCGCGCCGGCGTGCTTGAGATAATGAAGGTGACGGACGGGATTCGAGACCTGATCCTGCAGCGGCGTCCTGCCACCACTATCCGCGAGGCGGCGCGGCGCGAGGGAATGCGCGTCATGAACGAGGCCGGTGTGGCCAGGGCGCTCGACGGCACGACCAGCGTGGAAGAACTGCGCCGCGTAGTCTTCGCGGCGATTGACTGA
- a CDS encoding type II secretion system F family protein → MPAYTYTGRDGTGVPVRGVVAAESEAAATARLREQGLFITSLRPRTRWAVAAWRRKGPGLEEVAAFTYHLAGLAASGIPLLRGLEVAREQEEDGTLREVIGDLRDRIEAGQSLSAAMGHHPKVFSPVYVGVVRSGEVGGVLDQALLRLTDYLDREVALRQKVGSLVVYPAFVLILAAVVISVFGVFVIPAFEKVYRSAGAPLPLATTVLIGFSRLLRGYWLVGLVAAAATGWALVQTGTLAKLGAAMARLLCRIPRIGAVVRLLQVNRLLRTFGAMYASGVPIIQALDITAGSVSEPQVQAAAGYLKERISSGKRLSEAMRGVALFPPIVYRMTAMGEEAGRLDEMLQRVSDLLDRDIDLSIKRLVTLAEPLLTLALGGVIALILLALYLPVFGLPRAILR, encoded by the coding sequence ATGCCGGCCTACACGTACACGGGCAGGGACGGCACCGGGGTTCCGGTCAGGGGCGTGGTCGCGGCCGAGAGCGAGGCGGCGGCCACCGCGCGGCTGCGCGAGCAGGGGCTGTTCATCACCTCGTTGCGGCCACGGACCCGCTGGGCAGTCGCGGCCTGGCGGCGGAAAGGACCTGGCCTGGAAGAGGTGGCGGCCTTCACCTACCACCTGGCCGGGCTCGCGGCGTCCGGCATCCCGCTGCTGCGCGGCCTCGAGGTGGCCCGCGAGCAGGAGGAAGACGGTACGCTGCGCGAGGTGATCGGCGACCTGCGCGACCGCATCGAGGCCGGGCAGAGCCTGTCGGCCGCTATGGGCCACCATCCCAAGGTGTTCTCGCCGGTGTACGTCGGGGTCGTGCGGTCCGGCGAGGTCGGCGGCGTGCTGGACCAGGCCCTGCTGCGCCTGACCGACTACCTCGACCGCGAGGTGGCGCTGCGACAGAAGGTCGGTTCACTAGTGGTCTACCCGGCGTTCGTCCTCATCCTGGCCGCGGTGGTCATCAGCGTGTTCGGCGTCTTCGTAATCCCGGCGTTCGAGAAGGTCTACCGGTCGGCCGGAGCCCCCCTCCCGCTGGCCACAACGGTCCTGATCGGGTTCAGCCGACTGCTGCGGGGATACTGGTTGGTGGGTCTGGTCGCGGCGGCGGCAACTGGATGGGCGTTGGTCCAAACCGGCACCCTGGCAAAGCTCGGGGCAGCCATGGCGCGCCTGCTCTGCCGGATCCCGCGCATCGGTGCGGTGGTGCGGCTTCTTCAAGTAAACCGCCTCCTGCGGACGTTCGGCGCCATGTACGCCAGCGGTGTTCCCATAATACAGGCGCTGGATATCACGGCCGGGTCGGTTTCCGAACCGCAGGTGCAGGCCGCGGCCGGCTACCTCAAGGAGAGGATCTCCTCTGGTAAGCGCCTGAGCGAGGCGATGCGGGGGGTCGCCCTCTTTCCGCCAATTGTGTACCGGATGACCGCGATGGGCGAGGAGGCCGGCCGCCTGGACGAGATGCTACAACGGGTCTCCGACCTGCTCGACCGCGACATAGACCTCTCGATCAAGCGGCTGGTCACGCTGGCCGAACCACTGCTGACGTTGGCGTTAGGAGGTGTCATAGCGTTGATCCTGCTGGCCCTGTACCTGCCGGTCTTCGGCCTGCCCAGGGCCATCCTAAGGTAA
- a CDS encoding prepilin-type N-terminal cleavage/methylation domain-containing protein, which yields MRKQLSSEGGFTFVEVLAVILILGVLIAVALPNYFGAEADAKRSVDMANVRAINSALAFYKYRNSGACPADEGEFLKLFLADVTYFPDGQPRDPRTNTPDPYAKTYRPAPICRVLMDYDGVNHDTGDGH from the coding sequence ATGAGGAAGCAGCTGTCAAGTGAAGGCGGTTTCACCTTCGTCGAAGTCCTGGCGGTGATCCTGATCCTGGGGGTCCTGATCGCCGTCGCGCTGCCCAACTACTTCGGCGCCGAGGCCGACGCAAAGCGCTCGGTGGACATGGCCAACGTCCGGGCGATTAACTCCGCTCTGGCCTTCTACAAATACCGGAACAGCGGGGCCTGCCCGGCGGACGAGGGCGAGTTCTTGAAGTTGTTCCTAGCCGACGTCACGTACTTCCCGGACGGGCAGCCAAGAGACCCTCGGACGAACACACCGGACCCGTACGCTAAGACGTATAGGCCGGCTCCCATTTGTCGGGTGCTCATGGACTACGACGGCGTCAACCACGACACCGGGGACGGGCACTAG
- a CDS encoding prepilin-type N-terminal cleavage/methylation domain-containing protein — protein sequence MKQRVSGEGGFTFVEVLAVILILGVLIAIALPNYFGAEADARRSVDMANVRAINSALALYQYRNSGACPTAGADFLAFLANTAYFPDGTPIDPRTGTNTPYSATYSATLCRVQMTNGTVNHDTGAGH from the coding sequence ATGAAACAGCGTGTGTCAGGTGAAGGGGGCTTCACCTTTGTCGAGGTACTGGCGGTGATCCTGATCCTAGGGGTCCTGATCGCCATCGCCCTGCCCAACTACTTCGGCGCCGAGGCCGACGCGCGGCGCTCGGTGGACATGGCCAACGTCCGGGCGATCAACTCCGCCCTGGCCCTCTACCAGTACCGGAACAGCGGGGCGTGCCCGACCGCGGGCGCGGACTTCCTGGCGTTCCTGGCCAATACCGCGTACTTCCCTGATGGGACGCCGATCGATCCCCGGACAGGGACGAACACGCCCTACTCGGCCACGTACAGCGCGACTCTCTGCCGGGTGCAGATGACCAACGGCACAGTGAACCACGATACCGGGGCCGGGCACTAG
- a CDS encoding GspH/FimT family pseudopilin: MPSQQRGFSLVEGLVVAALLAILVVVAVPRLMVPETLHARSSARQLAADLRLAQRLAIARRANVLLEFSPSAPPYTRYTVRAQSGGDEPDFPKDLPQEVTVSGPLQFAFSSNGSAAPGGAVTLTASGATATVEITAATGYVKVTGP; the protein is encoded by the coding sequence ATGCCCAGCCAGCAACGCGGGTTCAGCCTTGTGGAGGGTCTCGTGGTCGCGGCACTGCTGGCGATCCTGGTGGTCGTCGCGGTGCCGCGGCTGATGGTCCCCGAGACCCTCCACGCGCGCTCATCCGCCCGGCAATTGGCGGCCGACCTGCGGCTGGCGCAGCGGCTGGCGATCGCCCGGCGCGCGAACGTCCTGCTGGAGTTCAGCCCGTCTGCGCCGCCCTACACCCGCTACACAGTGAGGGCGCAGAGCGGCGGCGACGAGCCCGACTTCCCCAAGGATCTGCCTCAGGAGGTTACCGTGTCCGGGCCGCTGCAGTTCGCCTTCTCTTCGAACGGCAGCGCCGCCCCTGGCGGGGCGGTTACGCTCACGGCCAGCGGGGCCACTGCCACGGTGGAGATCACCGCGGCCACCGGGTACGTGAAGGTAACCGGGCCGTGA
- a CDS encoding prepilin-type N-terminal cleavage/methylation domain-containing protein: MRGQHGFTLVELLVAALILGIAIIPLLQVIPGTLAPAQVTETDMRLGAAATRKTEEIIGRLRADVNSVTSGAEACADLPNCRLQWTIAVELSSAAPGVGSLRTIATTACRDANANSACDADEAQVRYDTKVTSRP; the protein is encoded by the coding sequence ATGCGCGGGCAGCACGGGTTCACGCTCGTCGAGCTTCTGGTGGCGGCCTTGATCCTTGGTATCGCCATCATCCCACTGCTGCAGGTCATTCCCGGAACGCTCGCGCCCGCGCAGGTCACAGAGACAGACATGCGCCTGGGAGCGGCGGCCACGCGGAAGACCGAGGAGATCATCGGCCGACTGCGCGCGGACGTCAACAGCGTGACTTCGGGCGCCGAGGCCTGCGCAGACCTTCCCAACTGCCGGTTGCAGTGGACGATCGCGGTCGAGCTCTCGAGCGCCGCCCCAGGTGTGGGATCACTCAGAACCATCGCCACCACCGCATGCCGGGACGCGAACGCCAACAGCGCCTGCGACGCGGACGAGGCGCAGGTGCGATACGACACCAAGGTCACCTCGCGCCCATAG
- a CDS encoding type II toxin-antitoxin system prevent-host-death family antitoxin, with product MRTIGSYEAKTHLPRLLEEVQQGEAIIISKHGVPVAMLVPVPESRRRNPGRVIGALRTFRKGITLRPLLLRDLIEEGRR from the coding sequence ATGCGAACGATCGGATCCTATGAGGCGAAGACGCATCTTCCCAGACTTCTGGAGGAAGTCCAGCAGGGAGAGGCCATCATCATCAGCAAGCACGGCGTCCCTGTGGCGATGCTGGTACCGGTCCCGGAATCTCGCCGACGGAATCCCGGCCGGGTGATTGGCGCCCTGCGCACGTTCCGGAAGGGGATCACCTTGAGGCCTCTCTTGCTGCGTGACCTGATTGAGGAAGGCCGCCGCTGA
- a CDS encoding type II toxin-antitoxin system VapC family toxin — MEFVLDTSVTMSWCFEDEATPYTEATLDRLQGATAVVPSIWPLEVANVLLSAERRGRLTEAQSTRFIELLGALPIVMEQPSVDRVLGAVLLLGRQHALSAYDAAYLELAARHGLPLATRDERIVTAAAAIGVKMVQLA; from the coding sequence ATGGAGTTCGTCCTGGACACGTCCGTCACGATGTCCTGGTGCTTCGAGGATGAGGCGACACCGTACACCGAGGCCACACTCGACCGGTTGCAGGGCGCCACAGCCGTTGTCCCTTCGATCTGGCCGCTGGAGGTCGCCAATGTTCTGCTCTCTGCCGAGCGGCGGGGACGGCTGACGGAGGCCCAGAGCACACGCTTCATCGAACTCCTGGGTGCCCTCCCGATCGTCATGGAGCAGCCCTCCGTAGACCGCGTCCTCGGCGCGGTCCTCCTACTGGGCAGGCAACACGCCCTCTCCGCCTACGACGCCGCCTATCTGGAACTGGCCGCCCGGCATGGGCTGCCGCTGGCCACGCGGGATGAGAGGATTGTCACCGCGGCGGCCGCCATCGGTGTGAAGATGGTCCAGCTTGCCTGA
- a CDS encoding lysophospholipid acyltransferase family protein — MWYSFWKLLFSFYFFLHFRLRVEGRENEPAEGPVLAVCNHVSAADPPIAGVALRRRARFMAKHELLQIPVLGWLLRTVGTFPVRRGQADRRSIRTALDALSHGELVLMFPEGTRSADGRLMQAEPGAALLALRAGVPVLPMAVIGTQHAMPKGTRLPRRHSVIVRFGPPIAVPRHDGRITRADLEAWGRRFMDGIAALLPSDQRPRV; from the coding sequence ATGTGGTATAGCTTCTGGAAGCTCCTCTTCAGCTTCTACTTCTTCCTGCATTTCCGGCTGCGGGTGGAGGGCCGCGAGAACGAACCGGCGGAGGGTCCGGTCCTGGCCGTCTGCAACCATGTCAGCGCCGCGGACCCGCCGATCGCCGGGGTGGCGCTCAGGCGCCGCGCCCGCTTCATGGCCAAGCACGAGCTGCTGCAGATACCCGTTCTCGGCTGGCTGCTGCGTACCGTGGGCACCTTCCCTGTTCGGAGGGGTCAGGCGGACCGGCGCTCGATCCGCACCGCGCTGGACGCCCTTTCCCACGGCGAACTCGTTCTGATGTTCCCGGAGGGCACGCGCAGCGCCGACGGACGGTTGATGCAGGCCGAGCCCGGCGCCGCGCTCCTGGCGCTGCGCGCCGGCGTCCCGGTATTGCCGATGGCCGTGATCGGTACACAGCACGCTATGCCCAAGGGCACGCGACTGCCCCGCCGGCACTCGGTCATCGTCCGGTTCGGTCCGCCCATCGCGGTCCCGCGGCACGACGGCCGCATCACGCGGGCAGACCTGGAGGCATGGGGTAGGCGCTTCATGGACGGGATCGCGGCGCTCCTGCCGTCCGACCAGAGGCCGAGGGTCTGA
- the cmk gene encoding (d)CMP kinase — translation MSRRRPVVAIDGTTASGKSTVARAVADILGFRHIDTGAMYRSVALASMKRCVDLGDAAALTALAASLAIEFHPAPGGERVVLDGEDVTEAIRAPEVSTAASIVSAVPGVRVALVARQQALGSAGGIVMEGRDIGTVVFPNAEVKVFLGASLEARTLRRHDELRARGVEVGLDEVRRQEAERDARDETRSHSPLRPADDAVILDTTLLTSEQVVAAIVQLVRERTDVV, via the coding sequence ATGAGCCGGAGGCGCCCGGTGGTGGCGATAGACGGTACTACCGCGTCAGGCAAGTCCACCGTGGCAAGGGCCGTGGCCGACATCCTGGGGTTCCGGCACATAGACACCGGCGCTATGTATCGCTCGGTGGCGTTGGCATCCATGAAGCGTTGCGTTGACCTGGGCGATGCCGCCGCCCTCACCGCCCTGGCCGCCTCGCTGGCCATCGAGTTCCACCCAGCGCCAGGTGGGGAGAGAGTCGTCTTGGACGGCGAAGACGTGACCGAGGCGATCCGCGCCCCGGAGGTCAGCACCGCGGCCTCCATCGTCAGCGCCGTGCCCGGAGTGCGCGTCGCGCTGGTCGCGCGGCAGCAGGCGCTCGGGTCCGCGGGTGGAATCGTGATGGAGGGGCGTGACATCGGTACGGTCGTCTTCCCCAATGCCGAGGTCAAGGTGTTCCTCGGGGCCAGCCTTGAGGCGAGGACCCTGCGGCGGCACGACGAACTGAGGGCAAGAGGGGTGGAGGTGGGCTTGGACGAGGTCCGGCGCCAGGAGGCCGAGCGGGACGCGCGCGATGAGACGCGGTCACACTCACCGCTGCGGCCGGCAGATGACGCCGTGATCCTCGACACTACCCTCTTGACCTCAGAACAGGTGGTTGCCGCGATCGTACAACTCGTCAGGGAGCGCACGGATGTGGTATAG